A portion of the Faecalibacterium sp. I3-3-89 genome contains these proteins:
- the rfbB gene encoding dTDP-glucose 4,6-dehydratase, whose translation MKKYLITGCAGFIGSNFVHYMLKKYPEILLVNLDKLTYAGNLENLKDVEGDPRHVFVQGDICDKELVESLFAKYDFDYVINFAAESHVDRSIKNPEIFVQSNVMGTVNLLQRAKEAWYDADAKTWKEGKKYLQVSTDEVYGALGAEGFFMETTPLCPHSPYSSSKASADMFVMAFHDTYGMPINITRCSNNYGPYQFPEKLIPLMINNVKHHKQLPVYGDGMQIRDWLYVEDHCKAIDMVCNGGKVGEVYNVGGHNERPNIFIVKTIIEQLHDRLKDDGISEDLIKHVADRLGHDRRYGIDPTKIKNDLGWYPETPFEKGIVLTIDWYLDHEEWMEHITSGNYQKYYEEMYKNK comes from the coding sequence ATGAAAAAATATCTTATCACCGGCTGTGCCGGTTTTATCGGTTCCAACTTCGTGCATTATATGCTCAAGAAGTACCCTGAAATTTTGCTGGTCAACCTCGACAAGCTGACCTATGCCGGCAACCTTGAGAACCTGAAGGACGTTGAGGGCGACCCCCGCCACGTCTTTGTGCAGGGCGACATCTGCGACAAGGAGCTGGTCGAGAGCCTGTTCGCAAAGTACGATTTCGACTATGTCATCAACTTCGCCGCCGAGAGCCATGTTGACCGCTCCATCAAGAACCCCGAGATCTTCGTCCAGAGCAACGTGATGGGCACCGTCAACCTGCTGCAGCGTGCCAAGGAGGCTTGGTACGACGCCGACGCCAAGACTTGGAAAGAGGGCAAGAAGTATCTGCAGGTGTCCACCGATGAGGTCTACGGCGCTCTGGGTGCCGAGGGCTTCTTCATGGAGACCACCCCGCTGTGCCCCCACAGCCCCTACTCCTCCTCCAAGGCCAGCGCCGATATGTTCGTTATGGCATTCCACGATACCTACGGGATGCCCATCAACATTACCCGCTGCTCCAACAACTACGGCCCCTACCAGTTCCCCGAGAAGCTCATCCCGCTGATGATCAACAACGTCAAGCATCACAAGCAGCTGCCCGTCTACGGCGACGGTATGCAGATCCGCGACTGGCTGTACGTTGAGGACCACTGCAAGGCCATCGACATGGTCTGCAACGGCGGCAAGGTCGGTGAGGTGTACAATGTCGGCGGCCACAACGAGCGCCCCAACATCTTCATCGTCAAGACCATCATCGAGCAGCTCCACGACCGCCTCAAGGACGACGGCATCAGCGAGGACCTCATCAAGCACGTCGCCGACCGTCTGGGCCACGACCGCCGCTACGGCATCGACCCCACCAAGATCAAGAACGATCTGGGCTGGTACCCCGAGACTCCCTTCGAGAAGGGCATCGTCCTGACCATCGACTGGTATCTCGACCACGAGGAGTGGATGGAGCACATCACCAGCGGCAACTACCAGAAATACTACGAGGAAATGTACAAGAATAAGTAA
- the rfbD gene encoding dTDP-4-dehydrorhamnose reductase, translated as MKIIVTGCKGQLGTEIIKQLREGRSELGPLPEKLMNATVIPVDLPELDITNYKMVDDFIRRQRPDVIINCAAFTNVDGCEVNHDAAFKANAIGPRNLAQAATKTGARLVHVSTDYVFSGRENGGIPQDEATIPGPISAYGSTKLMGEKYVEQFCHRHFIVRTAWLYSYYGKNFVKTIVNAGRKFGKLEVVNDQCGNPTNAVDLAHEILQLCVTHEYGLYHCTGEGICSWYDFASEIIRLSGVDATVAPCTSEEYKSKHPDSADRPKWSALDNRMLRCTVGNDVRDWKDALACFFEHWDGDNGMKA; from the coding sequence ATGAAAATCATTGTTACCGGCTGCAAGGGCCAGCTTGGCACCGAGATCATCAAGCAGCTCCGGGAGGGCCGCAGCGAGCTTGGCCCTCTCCCTGAGAAGCTGATGAACGCCACGGTCATTCCGGTGGACCTGCCGGAGCTGGACATCACCAACTATAAGATGGTGGACGACTTCATCCGCCGCCAGCGCCCGGATGTCATCATCAACTGCGCCGCCTTCACCAACGTGGACGGCTGCGAGGTGAACCATGACGCCGCTTTCAAGGCCAACGCCATCGGCCCCCGCAATCTGGCGCAGGCTGCCACCAAGACCGGCGCACGGCTGGTGCACGTCTCCACCGACTATGTCTTCTCCGGCCGTGAGAACGGCGGCATCCCGCAGGATGAGGCCACCATCCCCGGCCCCATCAGCGCCTACGGCTCCACCAAGCTCATGGGTGAGAAGTACGTCGAGCAGTTCTGCCACCGCCACTTCATCGTCCGCACCGCATGGCTCTACAGCTACTACGGCAAGAACTTCGTCAAGACCATCGTGAACGCGGGCCGAAAGTTCGGCAAGCTGGAGGTCGTCAACGACCAGTGCGGCAACCCCACCAACGCCGTCGATCTGGCCCACGAGATCTTACAGCTCTGCGTCACCCACGAGTACGGCCTGTACCACTGCACCGGCGAGGGCATCTGCTCCTGGTATGATTTCGCGTCTGAGATCATCCGCCTGTCCGGCGTGGACGCTACCGTGGCCCCCTGCACCAGCGAGGAGTACAAGTCGAAGCACCCGGACAGCGCCGACCGCCCCAAGTGGAGCGCTCTGGACAACCGGATGCTCCGCTGCACCGTCGGCAACGATGTCCGCGACTGGAAGGACGCGCTGGCCTGCTTCTTCGAGCACTGGGACGGCGACAACGGGATGAAAGCTTAA
- the rfbA gene encoding glucose-1-phosphate thymidylyltransferase RfbA, with protein sequence MKGIILAGGAGTRLYPLTMVTSKQLLPVYDKPMIYYPLSTLMLAGIQDILIISTPTDTPRFEALLGDGSQYGIHLQYKVQPSPDGLAQAFILGEEFIGDDCCAMILGDNIFYGNGFSKILKTAVANAENKGRCTVFGYYVPDPERFGIVEFDGNGKVLSVEEKPQHPKSNYAITGLYFYNKEVVRMAKQVKPSARGELEITTLNDMYLKQDELDVQLLGRGFAWLDTGTMDSLVEAADFVRMIEKRQGIKISAPEEIAFKYGWIDRDTLLESAERYGKSPYGQHLKNVADGKLKY encoded by the coding sequence ATGAAAGGTATCATTCTGGCCGGCGGTGCCGGCACCCGGCTTTATCCGCTTACGATGGTCACCAGCAAGCAGCTGCTGCCCGTCTACGACAAGCCGATGATCTACTATCCTCTGTCCACCCTCATGCTGGCGGGCATTCAGGACATCCTCATCATCTCTACCCCCACCGACACGCCCCGCTTCGAGGCGCTGCTGGGCGATGGCAGCCAGTACGGCATCCATCTGCAATATAAGGTCCAGCCGTCTCCGGACGGTCTGGCGCAGGCCTTTATCCTCGGCGAGGAGTTCATCGGCGACGACTGCTGCGCCATGATCCTCGGCGACAACATCTTCTACGGCAACGGCTTCTCCAAGATCCTGAAGACCGCTGTGGCCAACGCGGAGAACAAGGGCCGCTGCACCGTCTTCGGCTACTATGTGCCGGACCCCGAGCGCTTCGGCATCGTGGAATTCGACGGAAACGGCAAGGTGCTCAGCGTAGAAGAAAAGCCCCAGCACCCCAAGAGCAACTACGCCATCACCGGCCTGTACTTCTACAACAAGGAAGTCGTCCGGATGGCAAAGCAGGTCAAGCCCTCCGCCCGCGGAGAGCTGGAGATCACGACCCTGAACGATATGTACCTCAAGCAGGATGAGCTGGACGTCCAGCTGCTGGGCCGTGGCTTTGCATGGCTGGACACCGGTACGATGGACAGCCTCGTGGAGGCAGCGGACTTTGTGCGGATGATCGAGAAGCGTCAGGGCATCAAGATCAGCGCTCCCGAGGAGATCGCATTCAAGTACGGCTGGATCGACCGCGACACCCTGCTGGAAAGCGCCGAGCGCTACGGCAAGAGTCCCTACGGCCAGCACCTCAAGAATGTGGCTGACGGCAAACTGAAGTATTAA
- a CDS encoding glycosyltransferase, protein MELSACIVVYNGCDEALRAAQTVLQYTRRHPLTLYLVDNASPDGSGARLEAAVRSGALSTLPGQRVEVRCRKENGGFGTGHNTILPELTSDYHFILNPDIQLTADTLSDLADWMAAHPDAVMARPGLCFPDGRTQHLPLRRCALRPMVYRQLPFLKFWEKYNRAYLMEGEDLSAPVEIEFCTGSFSAVRTAEFKAVGGFDEHYFMYVEDADLTQKMRTKGKAYLVPQYTAIHAWHRAAHRSLRPFLWQTGSLLRYFFKWGFKF, encoded by the coding sequence TTGGAACTCTCTGCTTGCATCGTTGTTTATAACGGCTGCGACGAAGCCCTCCGGGCGGCGCAGACGGTGCTGCAATATACCCGCCGCCACCCGCTGACCCTCTATCTGGTGGACAACGCCAGCCCCGACGGCAGCGGTGCACGGCTGGAAGCCGCCGTCCGGAGCGGCGCTCTGAGCACCCTGCCGGGCCAGCGGGTGGAGGTGCGCTGCCGGAAGGAAAACGGCGGCTTCGGCACCGGCCACAACACCATCCTGCCCGAGCTGACGAGCGATTATCACTTCATCCTGAACCCCGACATCCAGCTCACCGCCGACACCCTCAGCGATCTGGCCGACTGGATGGCCGCCCACCCGGATGCTGTGATGGCCCGGCCGGGGCTGTGCTTCCCGGACGGCCGCACCCAGCATCTGCCCCTGCGGCGCTGCGCCCTCCGGCCGATGGTCTACCGTCAGCTGCCGTTCCTGAAATTCTGGGAAAAATATAACCGCGCCTATCTCATGGAAGGGGAGGACCTGTCAGCCCCCGTGGAGATCGAGTTCTGCACCGGCAGCTTCTCAGCGGTGCGGACGGCAGAGTTCAAGGCTGTGGGCGGCTTTGATGAGCATTACTTCATGTATGTGGAGGATGCGGACCTGACCCAGAAGATGCGCACCAAGGGAAAGGCTTATCTCGTGCCCCAGTACACCGCCATCCATGCATGGCATCGTGCGGCCCACCGCAGCCTCAGGCCCTTTCTGTGGCAGACCGGGAGCCTGCTGCGGTACTTCTTCAAATGGGGGTTCAAGTTCTGA
- a CDS encoding glycosyltransferase family 2 protein yields MQLEKEKKEKQERERCRALAQRIAEEAAAASAALLGEQSLLLTKALRRAGVAAEAWAEGSEAELLVVVDPAYETLPEKLPARVLLVSSESTVMAGWAEQLAQRGYFRDFGWRSKGRAQQSALFCASQPTGYKMVRGYELEMDILRDRMVRAERTCGEEAELIARLRSDLSLSRSHEQQLEKTLAEVTGSTFWKMTWPMRYAVSKSRQLWHTLPLFVLLRELRRGGIEGVREQARARREYAALFPGRVMRADRFASVELLVHQAEDQPAGPKISIVVPLYNTPLDFLEELLDSVVNQTYRNWELCCVDAGTAPGVGEMVRQRAAADPRIRYQKLEKNELIPGNTNKGIEMATGDFIALLDHDDILHPCALWYAAKAIAEQGADFVYTDEATFEGKVENVVLYHFKPDFMLDNLRSNNYICHLTLFSRRLMDAAGGPERMEYNGSQDYELFLRLTEKARKIVHIPHALYYWRSSPGSTASDISAKTYCIDAGIAALKAHYARCGVAVDDVSLIPGTPGYYKTDYTIAHPGRVSILIPTCDHIHDLETCVESIYARTTYPDLEIILIENNSKAPETFRAYERMQKEHPDTLKVVTWEGKGFNYSALNNFGEKFATGEYLLLLNNDTEVITAAWLEEMVMYAQQKRVGCVGAKLLYPDDTIQHAGVGFGIGGVAGHLHKYYPASSDGYMGRLNYVQDVYADTAACLLIRKEIYDEVGGLDESYAVAFNDVDFCVRVRQAGYTNVFTPFAQLYHYESKSRGVEDNPEKQKRFQGEVLRFQARWGDLLAAGDPCTNPNFDIQREDFSLKILPLE; encoded by the coding sequence ATGCAGTTGGAGAAGGAAAAAAAAGAAAAGCAGGAGCGGGAGCGCTGCCGTGCACTGGCGCAGCGCATCGCAGAGGAGGCGGCTGCCGCCTCGGCGGCCCTGCTGGGAGAGCAGAGCCTTCTGCTGACCAAGGCGCTGCGCCGGGCAGGCGTAGCGGCGGAGGCGTGGGCGGAAGGCTCAGAGGCAGAGCTTCTGGTCGTGGTGGACCCGGCCTATGAGACGCTGCCGGAGAAGCTGCCCGCCCGGGTGCTGCTGGTGAGCAGTGAGAGCACCGTCATGGCGGGCTGGGCCGAGCAGCTGGCGCAGAGAGGATATTTCCGCGACTTCGGCTGGCGCAGCAAGGGCCGCGCCCAGCAGTCCGCCCTCTTCTGCGCCTCCCAGCCCACCGGGTATAAGATGGTGCGGGGCTATGAGCTGGAAATGGACATCCTGCGCGACCGGATGGTGCGCGCCGAGCGCACCTGCGGCGAGGAAGCCGAGCTGATCGCCCGGCTGCGCAGCGACCTTTCCCTCAGCCGCAGCCACGAGCAGCAGCTGGAAAAGACGCTGGCCGAAGTGACCGGCTCGACCTTCTGGAAGATGACATGGCCCATGCGCTACGCCGTCAGCAAGAGCCGCCAGCTCTGGCACACTCTGCCCCTCTTCGTCCTGCTGCGGGAGCTGCGCCGGGGCGGGATCGAGGGCGTGCGGGAGCAGGCCCGCGCCCGCCGCGAGTATGCCGCCCTCTTCCCGGGCAGGGTCATGCGCGCGGACCGCTTCGCCTCGGTGGAGCTGCTGGTGCATCAGGCGGAAGATCAGCCCGCAGGCCCCAAGATCAGCATCGTGGTGCCTCTGTACAACACCCCGCTGGACTTCCTTGAGGAGCTGCTGGACTCGGTCGTGAACCAGACCTACCGGAACTGGGAGCTTTGCTGTGTGGACGCCGGCACTGCCCCGGGCGTGGGGGAGATGGTCCGGCAGCGTGCCGCCGCAGACCCCCGCATCCGCTACCAGAAGCTGGAAAAGAACGAGCTGATCCCCGGCAACACCAATAAGGGCATCGAGATGGCCACCGGCGACTTCATCGCCCTGCTGGACCACGACGACATCCTCCACCCCTGTGCCCTCTGGTATGCCGCCAAGGCCATCGCCGAGCAGGGGGCCGACTTCGTCTACACCGACGAGGCGACCTTCGAGGGCAAGGTGGAGAATGTGGTGCTCTACCACTTCAAGCCCGATTTCATGCTGGACAACCTCCGCTCCAACAACTATATCTGCCACCTGACCCTCTTCAGCCGTCGGCTGATGGACGCCGCAGGCGGCCCCGAGCGGATGGAGTACAACGGCAGTCAGGACTACGAGCTGTTCCTCCGCCTGACGGAAAAGGCGAGGAAGATCGTCCACATCCCCCATGCCCTCTATTACTGGCGCTCCAGCCCCGGCAGCACGGCCAGCGACATCTCCGCCAAGACCTACTGCATCGACGCGGGCATCGCGGCCCTCAAGGCCCATTATGCCCGCTGCGGCGTGGCCGTGGACGATGTCTCCCTCATTCCGGGTACGCCGGGCTATTACAAGACCGACTACACCATCGCCCATCCGGGCCGGGTGAGCATCCTCATCCCCACCTGCGATCACATCCACGATCTGGAGACCTGTGTGGAGTCCATTTATGCCCGCACGACCTATCCGGATCTTGAGATCATCCTCATCGAAAACAACAGCAAGGCCCCCGAGACCTTCCGGGCCTACGAGCGGATGCAGAAAGAACACCCCGACACCCTCAAGGTCGTCACGTGGGAGGGCAAGGGCTTCAATTACAGCGCCCTGAACAACTTCGGCGAGAAGTTCGCCACCGGCGAATATCTGCTGCTCCTCAACAACGACACTGAGGTCATCACGGCCGCATGGCTGGAAGAGATGGTCATGTACGCCCAGCAGAAGCGGGTGGGCTGCGTGGGCGCAAAGCTGCTCTACCCGGACGATACCATCCAGCACGCCGGCGTCGGCTTCGGCATCGGCGGTGTGGCGGGCCATCTGCACAAGTATTATCCCGCCAGCTCCGACGGCTATATGGGACGGCTGAACTATGTACAGGACGTCTACGCCGACACTGCCGCCTGCCTGCTCATCCGCAAGGAGATCTACGACGAGGTGGGCGGTCTGGATGAGAGCTATGCCGTGGCCTTCAACGATGTGGACTTCTGCGTCCGCGTTCGTCAGGCAGGCTACACCAACGTCTTCACTCCCTTCGCCCAGCTCTACCACTACGAGAGCAAGAGCCGCGGCGTGGAGGACAACCCCGAAAAGCAGAAGCGCTTTCAGGGCGAGGTGCTGCGTTTTCAGGCCCGCTGGGGCGACCTGCTGGCTGCGGGCGACCCCTGCACCAACCCCAACTTCGACATCCAGCGCGAGGATTTCAGCTTGAAGATCCTGCCGCTGGAATAA
- a CDS encoding SpoIID/LytB domain-containing protein, protein MTVKQSLSFARRLAALVLAAVMLCVAVPAVFAEDVAPGATTIGGANTTLVPGEEENCLSWLFGSKDKITMPYLNIKGKGLRRNVTLDLADCLVGITYTELGSIGSYVSASAAQEAWKAQAVAIHSYLEYHKQYGSSANALIYTPVEDIPASARSAIRKAVESVKDEVLTYNGSVIDAVWSASAGYNTQTGVYGTCSSLDAWGSDVPYLKSVESPYERQYHEKLRRVIGKDYDYTEYKDSRTGEPYQSADTTHKDLGGFVQYNTLVSNGRSYRYINQFVSSRYCFDFSADAAGVPCMNYYGFGHGVGMSQCGAVGYAAEEGMGYRDILKHYYSGVSIRTVGSGSSSGGGLFSWLRRLLGM, encoded by the coding sequence ATGACTGTGAAGCAGAGTCTGAGTTTCGCGCGCCGTCTGGCGGCGCTGGTGCTGGCAGCGGTGATGCTGTGTGTGGCTGTCCCGGCGGTGTTTGCCGAGGATGTCGCGCCCGGGGCCACCACCATCGGCGGCGCAAACACCACCCTCGTCCCGGGGGAAGAAGAAAATTGTCTGAGCTGGCTCTTCGGCTCCAAAGATAAGATTACCATGCCCTATCTGAACATCAAGGGCAAGGGCCTGCGCAGGAACGTGACCCTCGACCTCGCGGACTGCCTCGTGGGCATCACCTACACCGAGCTTGGCTCCATCGGCAGCTATGTCAGCGCCAGCGCGGCGCAGGAGGCGTGGAAAGCGCAGGCCGTGGCCATCCACTCCTACCTCGAGTACCACAAGCAGTATGGCTCTTCGGCCAACGCCCTCATCTACACCCCGGTGGAGGACATCCCCGCCTCGGCCCGCTCGGCCATTCGTAAGGCGGTGGAGTCGGTGAAGGATGAGGTGCTGACCTACAACGGCAGCGTCATCGACGCCGTCTGGTCGGCCAGCGCGGGTTATAACACCCAGACCGGCGTTTACGGCACCTGCTCCAGCCTCGATGCGTGGGGTTCGGATGTGCCCTACCTCAAGAGCGTCGAAAGCCCCTACGAGCGCCAGTACCACGAAAAGCTCCGCCGGGTCATCGGCAAGGACTACGACTACACCGAGTACAAGGACAGCCGCACCGGTGAGCCTTACCAGAGCGCCGATACCACCCACAAAGACCTCGGCGGCTTCGTCCAGTACAACACGCTGGTGTCCAACGGCCGCAGCTACCGCTACATCAACCAGTTCGTGTCCTCCCGCTACTGCTTCGATTTCAGCGCAGATGCTGCAGGCGTGCCCTGCATGAACTACTATGGCTTCGGCCACGGCGTGGGCATGAGCCAGTGCGGCGCGGTGGGCTATGCCGCCGAGGAGGGGATGGGCTATCGCGACATCCTCAAGCACTACTACTCCGGCGTTTCCATCCGGACGGTGGGCAGCGGCAGCTCTTCCGGCGGTGGACTGTTCAGCTGGCTGCGCCGCCTGCTCGGGATGTAA
- a CDS encoding threonine/serine exporter family protein translates to MDSRELYPTDEQRRRIMDFIMAAGETLLENGAEVFRVEQTMEIMARSFHLREFHVYVLTNGIFASAGTAEIAEVRNVPVRTTHLGRVVAVNALSRQIAAGGVTLDEAECRLAEARHIPFPKGRTQLLAGMSGAACFALIFGGTVHSALAAAVAGFLVSGYLLLCEKKGLSSGFRKISAAALITLVCIVGCSLLGIESSHAIIGTLMILTPGIAFTMGIRDFVQGDYLSGTIRMIDALLIAASIAIGTGLVLSLTSILTGVTVV, encoded by the coding sequence ATGGACAGCAGAGAGTTATACCCCACCGACGAGCAGCGCCGCCGCATCATGGATTTCATCATGGCGGCAGGCGAGACGCTGCTGGAAAACGGAGCGGAGGTCTTTCGGGTGGAGCAGACGATGGAGATCATGGCCCGCAGCTTCCATCTGCGGGAGTTCCACGTCTATGTGCTGACCAACGGCATCTTCGCCAGCGCAGGCACGGCGGAGATCGCCGAGGTGCGGAACGTACCGGTGCGGACGACCCACTTGGGCCGGGTGGTGGCGGTGAACGCCCTTTCCCGTCAGATCGCCGCCGGGGGCGTCACGCTGGACGAGGCCGAGTGCCGTCTGGCCGAGGCCCGGCACATCCCCTTCCCCAAGGGCCGGACCCAGCTTCTGGCCGGGATGAGCGGCGCAGCCTGCTTCGCCCTCATCTTCGGCGGCACGGTGCACTCGGCGCTGGCGGCGGCTGTGGCCGGCTTCCTCGTCAGCGGCTATCTGCTGCTCTGCGAGAAAAAGGGGTTATCCAGCGGCTTCCGCAAGATCTCGGCGGCGGCCCTTATCACGCTGGTCTGCATCGTCGGGTGCTCCCTGCTGGGCATCGAGTCCAGCCATGCCATCATCGGCACCCTGATGATCCTGACCCCCGGCATCGCTTTCACCATGGGCATCCGGGACTTCGTGCAGGGCGACTACCTCTCGGGGACCATCCGGATGATCGACGCCCTGCTGATTGCAGCCAGCATCGCCATCGGCACCGGTCTCGTGCTGAGCCTTACTTCGATCCTGACGGGGGTGACGGTGGTATGA
- a CDS encoding threonine/serine exporter family protein gives MTMTNAQIGQLVAQFFLAGAGTLSFAILFACPRRTLPCCALVGAAGWFVYELAVLYGADAAAASLIAVIPLTLVSRLFAILLKTPVTVFLLTGIFPLVPGAGIYYTAYYFIQGENALSLANGISTFKVAVSLAVGIALVLGLPMPKGHRWKSK, from the coding sequence ATGACGATGACAAATGCCCAGATCGGCCAGCTGGTGGCCCAGTTCTTTCTGGCCGGGGCGGGGACGCTGAGCTTCGCCATCCTCTTCGCCTGCCCCCGGCGCACCCTCCCCTGCTGCGCACTGGTGGGCGCAGCGGGCTGGTTCGTCTATGAGCTGGCGGTCTTGTACGGAGCCGATGCCGCGGCGGCTTCCCTCATCGCGGTCATCCCGCTGACGCTGGTGTCCCGGCTCTTCGCCATCCTGCTCAAAACGCCGGTAACGGTCTTTCTGCTCACCGGCATCTTCCCCCTCGTGCCCGGCGCAGGCATCTACTACACGGCCTACTACTTCATCCAAGGCGAAAACGCCCTCTCGCTGGCCAACGGCATCTCCACCTTCAAGGTCGCCGTTTCGCTGGCCGTGGGCATCGCGCTGGTGCTGGGCCTGCCCATGCCGAAGGGGCATAGGTGGAAGAGCAAATAA
- a CDS encoding twin-arginine translocation signal domain-containing protein has protein sequence MTNMTRRNFLKSAGVMALAVAAAGVLSGCDSSKNPVMADVEVQYWYESLILGQKQVDDGSYTETVSVVKGGTVKKEQIEETLKKIRTNQGFKLKNEGLTEFDVDWTAEKPVAKIEMVIA, from the coding sequence ATGACTAATATGACTCGTCGTAATTTCCTGAAGAGCGCTGGTGTGATGGCTCTGGCCGTGGCAGCAGCGGGTGTTCTCTCCGGCTGCGATAGCAGCAAAAACCCTGTGATGGCAGATGTTGAAGTCCAGTACTGGTATGAAAGCCTTATTTTGGGTCAGAAGCAGGTTGACGACGGCTCGTATACGGAAACCGTTAGTGTCGTCAAGGGCGGCACGGTCAAAAAGGAGCAGATCGAGGAGACTCTGAAAAAGATTCGTACAAATCAAGGCTTTAAGCTGAAGAACGAGGGGCTGACAGAGTTTGACGTTGACTGGACGGCAGAAAAGCCAGTTGCGAAAATTGAGATGGTCATTGCATAA
- a CDS encoding nitroreductase family protein: protein MSIMETLAARRTYRRFAQKPVPQDVVEDMVEALRLSSCGANRQAVKLVVVQSPEMVAKVHPLVKWAGYLPPEQGTPKADEQPVMYLAVVQDSAIPGDLNTDTGIALANITLAAWDKGVGSCIMGAINKPALSELLGIAEPDKLAFMVALGYPAHTAKVVPMTEETGIKYYLDEDRNYCVPKRSREELAREI from the coding sequence ATGTCTATTATGGAAACGCTTGCCGCCCGCCGCACCTACCGCCGCTTCGCCCAGAAGCCGGTGCCGCAGGATGTGGTGGAGGATATGGTCGAGGCTTTGCGCCTTTCGTCCTGCGGCGCGAACCGTCAGGCCGTGAAGCTGGTGGTGGTGCAAAGCCCTGAGATGGTGGCGAAAGTCCACCCGCTGGTCAAGTGGGCCGGCTATCTGCCGCCGGAGCAGGGCACGCCCAAAGCCGACGAGCAGCCGGTGATGTATCTGGCCGTCGTGCAGGACAGCGCCATCCCCGGCGACCTCAACACCGACACCGGCATCGCGCTGGCCAACATCACCCTTGCCGCGTGGGACAAGGGCGTGGGCAGCTGCATCATGGGTGCCATCAACAAGCCTGCCCTGAGCGAGCTGTTGGGCATCGCCGAGCCGGACAAGCTGGCCTTCATGGTGGCGCTGGGCTACCCCGCCCACACCGCCAAGGTCGTCCCCATGACCGAAGAGACGGGCATCAAATATTATCTGGACGAGGACCGCAACTACTGTGTGCCCAAGCGGAGCAGGGAGGAGCTGGCGCGAGAGATTTAA
- a CDS encoding amino acid ABC transporter substrate-binding protein — MKKISRRSFLAASGLTIAALALTACGGSASTASSAASSVVASSEAASTSAAAAELTTVEAGKLTMATNAAFPPYEMTTDAGAFEGIDIDTAQAIADKLGLELQIDDMDFDAALLSVQQGKADIAMAGVTVTDERKNVMDFSDSYATGIQSIIVPEGSDIASPDDLAGKMIGTQRGTTGYIYCSDDFGDDAVVAYDDGLTAVQALNNGQVDAVVIDNAPAKEFVAANPGLVLLDTSYAEEDYAIGMAKGNTALEDAVNAALEELKADGTLQSIVDKYITAE, encoded by the coding sequence ATGAAAAAGATCTCTCGCCGCAGCTTTCTCGCTGCTTCCGGCCTGACCATTGCTGCTCTGGCTCTGACTGCCTGCGGCGGCTCTGCCTCCACCGCTTCTTCCGCTGCAAGCTCTGTGGTTGCTTCTTCCGAGGCTGCTTCCACCAGCGCTGCTGCTGCTGAGCTGACCACCGTTGAGGCTGGCAAGCTGACCATGGCCACCAACGCCGCCTTCCCTCCGTACGAGATGACCACCGATGCAGGCGCATTTGAGGGCATTGATATCGATACCGCTCAGGCCATCGCCGACAAGCTGGGCCTCGAGCTGCAGATCGACGACATGGACTTTGACGCTGCTCTTCTGAGCGTCCAGCAGGGCAAGGCCGACATCGCCATGGCTGGCGTCACCGTCACCGACGAGCGCAAGAACGTCATGGATTTCTCCGACAGCTACGCTACCGGCATCCAGTCCATCATCGTGCCCGAGGGTTCTGACATCGCTTCTCCCGACGATCTGGCCGGCAAGATGATCGGCACCCAGCGCGGCACCACTGGCTACATCTACTGCTCCGATGACTTCGGCGACGATGCAGTCGTGGCTTACGACGATGGTCTGACCGCTGTGCAGGCTCTGAACAACGGTCAGGTGGACGCTGTCGTCATCGACAATGCCCCCGCCAAGGAGTTCGTCGCTGCCAACCCCGGTCTGGTCCTTCTGGACACCAGCTACGCCGAGGAGGACTACGCCATCGGCATGGCCAAGGGCAACACCGCTCTGGAAGACGCTGTCAACGCTGCTCTGGAGGAGCTGAAGGCAGACGGCACCCTGCAGTCCATCGTGGACAAGTACATCACCGCTGAATAA